The genomic window TGGTCTCAACCTGCTCAGTGctgcccttctcctcgtGCAAATCCACACCGTCAACGTTCTGTCGGAACTCCTCGTCCTGGAGGTgcagctcctcgagcacAATCTTGTTGGCCCTCCAGACGGGCTTGACCTCAAACAGCTTGTCCATGGCCTCGAGAGGAAtggtcttggtctcggggatgcagaagaagacaaagaagatggagatgaccATGAGGGAGGCAAAGAACAGGTACACTCCGTAACCCCAAGCGTTGAACATCTGCTCGGTGAAGCGGGCGATGATAAAGTTCCAGAACCAGTTGTTGGCGGCAGCGTTGGCCTGACCGAGGGATCGGGTGTTTTGGTCAAACATCTCCGAGTTGAGAACCCAGGGAGTGCCGTTCCACGAGGGGGTGTAGAAGGCCGTGTAGAggtagaagaagaagacagcGGCGATACCACCAGATGAGAGGCTGGTGTCCTCGCCGGCGTCCAGCTTAGCCTCGGTGTTGGCGATCTTGATGTAGGCGCCGATAAAGTACATGCAGAATGCGCCACCGGCAGCACCGATCATGAGAAGGTTTCGGCGACCCATGTGGTCGATGAGGACCATCAGCCAGACAAAGGTAAGGGCAGTCTTGACAACGCCAAAGATACCAGTTGTGAGGAAGCTGGTGTTTGTACCGGTGATGCCGATGCTCTTGAATACGGTCGGGCTGTAGTAGTTGATGGCGTTGATACCGGAGCCTGAGAAGAATCATATTAGTTACCTGTGTTCAAGCCTGAAATCATGAGATGCTTACCGTTCTGGAAAACAAAGAGAAGACCACCAAGCAAGAATCTCCACTGaaccttcttttccttgagGGCAGCGAAGGGCTTCCAGAAGCCAGCACCAACGTCGTTGTGGTACCGCTCAATGTCGGAATCGATAAAGTTGATCTCCTCAACGATGTAGATGTGGTCCTGGCTAAGGTTTCGCATCCAGCAAAGGTTCTCGATGGCCTTATCGCGGCGGCCCTTGGAGAACAGCCATCGAGGAGACTCGGGGATGAAGAGAGCACCGACAAGCAGGAGACCGGCAGGAATGAGCTGGACGGCAAAGGGGATGAGCCAGACCTTCTCGTTGACACCAGGAGAGAAGGGCATGTGCTTGTTGATTCCGTAGTTGATCCAGAAACCAACAAGACCACCAGCCTGCCAGCCAAGCTCGTAAAGACCGACGAGACGACCTCGCACAGCGGGAGGAGCCAGCTCAGAGATGTAGATGGGAGTCATGTTGGAACAACCACCAACTCCGATACCGGCCAAAACTCGTCCACCAATGATCAGACCAAGGCCACGGTCCGCATTGGCACCCAGCATCATGCCGGCACCGAGCATGAagatgagggagaagaggatgagcGAGTACCGACGACCGAGAAAGTAACTGCTGCCATAGGCGAACAAACTGCCAAAGAAGGCACCAGCCTGGTACACAGAGACAATGTTCTGCTTCAGCAGCGCCAGCTTGCCAGCGCTGTAGCTGGCAAAGTTGAACTCATCGACGAATGAGGGCAGCGCAAGGGTAGTGCCGATAAAGGCAGAATCGTAACCGATCGTGCATGCCGCAAATGATGCTGTGGCGGCGCAGGCGTAGACGCGCCAATTGTACACCTCCTTCGGCGTGGGCCGGTCTTCCTTGAGAGTCAAGAGGCCCATGATGGATGACCTGTTATTCCGAAAAACTCAAAGAATGACAGAGACTGAAGTTGTTGATGAAGGATGAGGTGGCAGTTGCCAGGAGGActgtggtgttgaagaattGATCAACGTCCGCTGGGAGGCAAACTTTTATATCGGTTGCAACAGGACAGGGCTCGACCCATATGTCCCCCTAGCTTCTGGAAATTGTCTGTGCTTCGCTCCTAGCCAAAGGGAAAAAGGACCGCGGCAACTCCATACAACCGTAAACCacccccagcagcagcatctccCTCCAGAGTTGGAGATTAATCCGGGGTTTGCGGGGTTGGTTTGTGGGGGATGAACTCGCTTCCGTCGAAGCAGAAGATTCATATTGTCATCAGTTGATTTCTGGGGTGACGAACAGGGTGCTGGGCGTTGCGTCGCGCACAAAGATCTGAGTTGGGGGCGTTGAGGATAAAGGCTTACCCGGTGTGCCACATCCTTGACTCGGTCATCTCTGGGGACTCCGCATTAGAACCACCATGTGGCCGCGGATCTAACCTTGTTTCGCTAGCGACGGGGATGAAGTCTCAGCCCTCGCCCTAGTGCTCAATCCCTCGGTCACACGGCTCGGTGTGCTTTGCTGTGCGTGCTGGGATGACTGGTCGGTAGATGAGACCACTCAAGTGTGCGACTGGAGCAAGAGGAGGTGAAAGTCTAGGCATTGGTATTGTGTCGCCTGAATTTGCGGTGCCATAATGTCCGAGTCAAAGATTTGTGTCCTCATAACCCAAATCCTCTCCATGTTAAGTGCCGTCTTATCATGCTCGACCTTCAAGAGTCAAGAGACTCGAGACTCAGCTTCTCACTGCTTCTAGTGTGCTGTTCTTCACCTGATCAGCACGGTCACTCGCAGGGTCACCCACGCGATGTTATTGGGACACCGCGGAAATATCGGTTTAATTGTTTTGCATTAATTCATGTACCAAAGTCGCCGTGAAACATCTCGCCCAGGTCGCAGCCGGGCGCAAATCCTAGGTTGGTCATAAACTGGGGGTCCACTTCGATGCTGTCGCCGCAGTCTATGGATCCAAGTTCTTCCAGAATGGCGTCGTAATCTACCAGCTGGCTTGGTATGTGCGAGCTCTGCAGCAGATTCCCTGTATGCCCGCCATTGACTGGAGGGGATTGGAACGTCAGGTTGGGTGTGACTGGGTAGAGAGACTGTGATGTGCCAGGACTGTTGTCTGAGTTGCCTGCATATCTTTGCCGCTCGTACGACAAGAACCGCTGCTCTTTTTGACGCTGTTGCATCCGGTTAAGTTCATGTTCCAGCTCTCCTGAGATCAAGGGCGCTGTCTGGCTGGTGTGGTGAGAGGCGGTTGATATCTCATCCAAGAAGACTGGCCCGGCGATTGGGCGACTGATAGGATCCACCACACCAATGTTGTTTTGATGCTCTTTAGGCCCATCTATCCCTGAATTGTTGGGTTTCCAGACGTCTGTGAGCGCTTTCAAGGCTGCATCCCACTTGACTTTGTCGTGTTCTTGCATCCGGCTGCTGTGGCCATGACGATGCACGATCTCCATCAAGGTGACAACGATGGGGGGTGTTCCACCGGGTCCAAAGGTCTCCAGACACGATTCGACAACCTCTATCAGGTTCGAGAAGAGTGATGGCCTGTGGCCAGGCACCAAGTCCAAGGTAATAGCCAGGAACATGCCTTGGAGTAGGTAAGCTGACGGCACCGCTGGAGTTGAACCCCCAAAGATGAGCGAGTTGCAGAATGAAAACTGGGCGTCTAGACTTCTGACAAGGTCTTCAGGGGTGATCCTGCGGGAAGTGGGACTATCGTACAGTCTTGCATCCATGCTGGCGGCCCAGAGCCTACAAAAAGCAAATAATTGCTGGAATGTCGGCAGGGGTGACGCCGTTTCTGGCGTTGATTCGTCCCGATGCTCAGGCGCCTTGCCAAACCCTGAAACTGGAGCCCATGGCTCGTTCAAGTTCAGCAACTGCACGATGGTCACAGAAGGCAGACTATATCGGATGCCCGAGGTGACCTGGGACTGGCCCAGGCAGAGAGAAGCCAACGAATCCAAGACAAAGCTAGCAGCTAGTATTCTCACTTCGGCGTGGTTTAGAGAAGCCTCGCCACCTTCTTTGACCGGGAACATGTGCGAGTTGGTGGCTCGGCCATAGAGTGCAAGGCGTGACGCTTTGCCAATGAGTAGCCATGCGGACATGGTCTTTTTCTGGCCTAGGAGGACCAGtgagtggaggaggagggaagaaATGTGAGGTATTTCCAGACTCTCGTCGTCGGAGGGTATGAGTTGTCGAGCAATCGAGTAGATTTTGCTCGGTGAGAATCCGTTGTTGTGGAAGGGTTCGGAGGAGGCTGCATCTTGGAAAGAAGACACGGCGAACACAGCCCAAAGCTGAGCATGTAGGGCGGACGACCGGTTCGCCTCGAGTGTGAGGCCTTCAGAGGGATAGGCCAAGGCAGTGCTGGTGACCATTTCCCGCTCGACGATCGGGAGCCAGCTGTGGGTGTAACAAAAGTAAATGTCGATGAGCCGCTTCCAATTCGGAGGGAGTGTCAGCTTGGTAGGCACCGGCGGCTCAGCCATGCCGCCAAGTTGGTAGGTATTCGCAGGTAGATCTGCTTGTGAAAGGTTTGCACCTTGAAGTGAAAATCCAGGTGATGATTTCGCCTCGAAGAGGTTGGCGTTGGCCGGGCTGATGCTCTCTTCCGTCTCCGAGTCGTCTGCCGAAGTCTCGTTCCGAGGGGTCTTTTCATCCGATAGCATTCGTCCAATGTCTTTATGGACGCGACTCTTGCTCCATCGGCGGTAGAGTCGATGGCcagccttgtccttggtggCCAGGATGCGGGTGCCGTCTGCCCCATCATTCTGTGTAAGTAGACGATGCAGAGCTCCCTCGCAGTCAGGAACCTGCTCAAACAGCCAGGCGAGCGAGAGCTCAATGGTTCGTAGATAACCCGTCTGCACGCCTCTCTTGCGGGAGGCAGGGGTGTACGAGCATGGCCGGTTCTGCGCCGTGCAGGTTCCGCAGTGAGGACGACCGCCATCGCACTTCTCTCTGGCGGTTCGGCACGCGTCGCAGGCAAGAGAGACTCTCTGTCGTTTGGCGGGAGCGGTACTGGCGGGAGCATTGAGGGAGTCCGCATCGTGTTCGCGTTTCCTCGGCGGCATTGCTTGATTGTGGAGGTAAGTGGTGGACGAGCTACGAGGCTTGCAGGCGcatggcgagggcgaggagaaggagtagGCCGCTGACAGGAAGCTCGTACGATGCTGGCGCCATATCAAAGCAGCACGAGAAGAGGTCCTCAGAGATGCAAGCACcttgccatcatcaatcGCATCCTCAGACTCAGAGTTGCAATGCGGGGAGAATCCGGGGTCCTGGGGATATCTCAGAGATGGGTTGGAGATGACGATTCGGCTGGAATCATCACGGCGTCATTGGCCGTGACATTAAAAGCGGGGCGGATAAACACTGACCCGACCAATCACCGCTAGTCTCCCCCAGGATTTCTTGAGTGGGGAGGCCATTTCGTCTGTTCTCTCTTGTCCTCCGACTCGACTCCCACAGCGGTCTCCGGCATATTCTGCGGCTACATGTGACGATAATCGCTGTTTCTCGCCCTCTGGACCCTCTTCTGCACGCCTCTAAAGACTCGGATGGCCCGAGACCACAGCTAATCTCATCGTTATGGCTCTTTCATCTTGCCGCTCTGCTTGACGGAACAGGAACCGACCAGAGATGGCAGGCGTCAAGAGGTCCCTCGGGGCCATGCTGGGCCATGAGGAGATCATGCTACGATCGAATGGCTTTGGGAAGATTAGGGATCATGGTCATGGCATCTCCAGCCGCAACAGCGAGGCCCAAACCGAACAGACACCGACACTCACGCTGGCCGAAACGCTTCATTCCCAGTCCCGGAACAGTTCCCGGTCTCAATCCCAATCGCAACCGCCCTCGACTCGACCAGAACAGCAAGATGCAGTCACTCGCACACCATCACCGACCTTTCCTCCATTGACTGGGGAAGTCCCCGAGTTCGCCCCAGATGCATCAATGCTTCTGGCTGGCATCCGCGGCGCAGGAAAGTCTACATTGGCCATCATGGCATCGTCCGCCATGGATCGCAAAGTGATAGACCTTGAGACAGCTTTCCAGAAAACCTCGGGCCTCTCAAGTGCCGCCTACAAGGCCGAGCATGGCTCAGCTGCATGCTACAAGCATCAAGCCAAGGTCCTACAGAATGCGCTAGACCGTCATCGCACCGGTTGCATCCTCGTTTGCTCCTGGATGGAAAGTCGTATACAAAACCTCTTGAGGGAGTTCGCCGCCACCCATCCTGTTATTCACATTGTGCGCGACGCCGATGCCATTCAGAACCACCTCAAGTTCcgcgacaaggccaagatccgAAACCTTCTCAATGTCAGCAACGCCATCTTCAGGACATGCACCAACTTTGAGTTCTTTAATATCTCAGAGAAGCCCACCAGGTCATCTCTCACCCGGATATTTCTCACCCAAAGAACTCCTGCTCCATATCTGACCCTTAAGCACGTCGAGAGACATTTCCTCAAGTTCCTCTCGCTCATCTACCCAGCCGGTACAATCCCGTTCATGGACTCGGCGTTCCCCTTGGCAAGGATCCCACCAGAGGAACGGCGATTTACCTATGCTACCTCAATTCCTCTCTCAGATGTTTTGGACGACTCTGTGGACACAGAGGAGCACGTCGCTGGAGCAGATGTGGTTCAGATTGTGGTGCATGACCTGTCTGATCACGCAGAAGCAGGCACTCTCACAGCCGAAACCAGCAGTCAACTGCTTGCCGACATCACAAAAGGCATAGGGGTTGTCAGAAGAAGCACGATTTTACCCATAATACTGCACCTATTTCTCCCCCATACAGCAAGCGAGGATGTCGTTCGTGTCTACTTGGATCTCATACACCACACCCTTCGTCTCGCCCCGGAGATGATGACCGTTGACCTACGGCTGGAGGACTCGCACATTTCTCGAATATTGACGGTTCGAAAAAGGACAAAAATCATTGGAAACGCTTTCATTATCACAGATCCCCCATCCTGGGAGTCTCCAATGTGGATGAACTGGTACAAAAAGGCCAATACCTTGGGTTGCCACTTGGCCAGGCTGATTCGCCCAGCCGCAAACGTCGAGGACAACTTCCGTATCAATCACCTCAGGTCGTCTGTCGATGCTTTACAAGGACCCAAGATCCCCTTGATCGCCTACAATTCTGGACCTCTGGGTCGCAATTCCGCAGCCTTCAATCGCATCCTCACAGTCGTTCGCCCGGATTCATTAGAGCGGGTGAACCCAAAGCCACCGATCACTCCCTGCATCACGGCGGTGGGTGCGACGAAGGCTCTTTTCTCGTCATTCATCTACAATGAGATGAAGCTGTACGTCTTTGGAACCAACGTCAGCTACAGCTTGTCACCAGCAATGCACACTCGCGCATTGAAGGCGTGTGGAGTCCCCCATACCTACGAACCAGTCTCCTGTGCCTCTCTACGGGGGATACGGCATTTGATCGAAGACCCGAATTTTGCGGGCGCTTCGATCGGTCTCCCCTTCAAGGTTGAGATCATCACACTGACACATTCGTTGAGCAACCACGCTCGGGCGATTGGGGCTGTCAACACTCTTATCCCGATCCGCTCGCTGAACGAAGATGGCTCGATACCAACAGGAGCGGCCTTTTTCGACAGTGTCAATCAGTCTGGGCCGATCAAGGCCCTCTACGGCGAAAA from Fusarium falciforme chromosome 2, complete sequence includes these protein-coding regions:
- a CDS encoding Zn(2)-C6 fungal-type domain-containing protein, whose amino-acid sequence is MPPRKREHDADSLNAPASTAPAKRQRVSLACDACRTAREKCDGGRPHCGTCTAQNRPCSYTPASRKRGVQTGYLRTIELSLAWLFEQVPDCEGALHRLLTQNDGADGTRILATKDKAGHRLYRRWSKSRVHKDIGRMLSDEKTPRNETSADDSETEESISPANANLFEAKSSPGFSLQGANLSQADLPANTYQLGGMAEPPVPTKLTLPPNWKRLIDIYFCYTHSWLPIVEREMVTSTALAYPSEGLTLEANRSSALHAQLWAVFAVSSFQDAASSEPFHNNGFSPSKIYSIARQLIPSDDESLEIPHISSLLLHSLVLLGQKKTMSAWLLIGKASRLALYGRATNSHMFPVKEGGEASLNHAEVRILAASFVLDSLASLCLGQSQVTSGIRYSLPSVTIVQLLNLNEPWAPVSGFGKAPEHRDESTPETASPLPTFQQLFAFCRLWAASMDARLYDSPTSRRITPEDLVRSLDAQFSFCNSLIFGGSTPAVPSAYLLQGMFLAITLDLVPGHRPSLFSNLIEVVESCLETFGPGGTPPIVVTLMEIVHRHGHSSRMQEHDKVKWDAALKALTDVWKPNNSGIDGPKEHQNNIGVVDPISRPIAGPVFLDEISTASHHTSQTAPLISGELEHELNRMQQRQKEQRFLSYERQRYAGNSDNSPGTSQSLYPVTPNLTFQSPPVNGGHTGNLLQSSHIPSQLVDYDAILEELGSIDCGDSIEVDPQFMTNLGFAPGCDLGEMFHGDFGT
- a CDS encoding Quinate repressor protein, whose product is MAGVKRSLGAMLGHEEIMLRSNGFGKIRDHGHGISSRNSEAQTEQTPTLTLAETLHSQSRNSSRSQSQSQPPSTRPEQQDAVTRTPSPTFPPLTGEVPEFAPDASMLLAGIRGAGKSTLAIMASSAMDRKVIDLETAFQKTSGLSSAAYKAEHGSAACYKHQAKVLQNALDRHRTGCILVCSWMESRIQNLLREFAATHPVIHIVRDADAIQNHLKFRDKAKIRNLLNVSNAIFRTCTNFEFFNISEKPTRSSLTRIFLTQRTPAPYLTLKHVERHFLKFLSLIYPAGTIPFMDSAFPLARIPPEERRFTYATSIPLSDVLDDSVDTEEHVAGADVVQIVVHDLSDHAEAGTLTAETSSQLLADITKGIGVVRRSTILPIILHLFLPHTASEDVVRVYLDLIHHTLRLAPEMMTVDLRLEDSHISRILTVRKRTKIIGNAFIITDPPSWESPMWMNWYKKANTLGCHLARLIRPAANVEDNFRINHLRSSVDALQGPKIPLIAYNSGPLGRNSAAFNRILTVVRPDSLERVNPKPPITPCITAVGATKALFSSFIYNEMKLYVFGTNVSYSLSPAMHTRALKACGVPHTYEPVSCASLRGIRHLIEDPNFAGASIGLPFKVEIITLTHSLSNHARAIGAVNTLIPIRSLNEDGSIPTGAAFFDSVNQSGPIKALYGENTDWIGIRACIRRGLSPANAVVASTCGLVIGAGGMARATIYAMLQVGIKNIVVYNRTPQNAQKMVSHFTELLQRKGFKLLSAGSEGAQFHVIESLEDAWPADVRLPTVVVSCIPTHRIGNVPAPDLTLPDEWLGSRTGGVAIELGYKTLDTPFLAQFRKESSRGWVSMDGLDMLPEQGFAQFELFTGRRAPRRIMRREVFQAYPDEEGKSNFEELRPRLQSLDEQEA